The following DNA comes from Quercus robur chromosome 1, dhQueRobu3.1, whole genome shotgun sequence.
attactacaaattttgaaaatctaaccgttagattgtaTGTTTATTATACTCTTAATACacgtgtcaaattttgtgtaagtcgaatattatttactatataatttataagattatattttatgcataatttgaaactacaaaaattttcaatttaaacaatttattaatgatatagttattgatatttaattttctaaaaattttaaatatggaagatataaaaaataaaaagtaatttaatggtggatttgtcaaaattcatctcaaataaaaagatattgagtgacGTTGTAGTCtaaagttacaaccaattttgtagctaaactttgtctagCTTGGATAATTTTCCCGTATATACCATCCATTTACTAGTTTGGTGGGATAATGCACATGTTAAAcaacaaatcaagaaaatattttaaccaacaaaaaataaaaatgcaagtATATATACCGGCATTATCATATCATTGAGGCCCTTAAGTAAAAACACCTGCTTGCTTGCACTGATTGCCTCCACTCACAGCACATTGCTGTTTGATGATAGCTCTGTGATTGGCCTTATTCCAATTAATCTTCTAGCCAATTAAAATTAGAATCAAAATCAGTGTCACCACTCACCACCAATATTGTTGCCCTTGTCATCATGCTAATCATCTTTTACAAACAGGGCACAATTAGGTCCTTTTTTTTAGTACATATGAGATTGGTCACCGCCTTTTTAGCACTCCATgactaactatatatatatatatatatatatatatatatatatatatatatatatataaagaggcagtttatttatttggcaAGAGAGAATGTGCACCTAACACATGCAACTTTATCTAATGCTAGTAACGATCGACCGTGACCAGTGACTACAAACCCTAaccaatgcttttttttttttttcccacataaACTAGGGCTATGGATAATGTAGGATTCCGCATTTGACTGGCGAAAAATGCAGGAATATAACAATGAAGATAAGGGAAAGATGACAAAGTTCCAAGTAGTAGAACTAAGCTTTTTTGTTGGAATACATTAATTAAGTGGTCTAATTCCCCTATATATATAGAGACGTGTACTCAATTCATACATATATCATGTTTCCTTTGTTTCATCTGAACAGATTTCTCAGTTGTCAATCTGCTGTTATGGCATGTTAGGGGAGTTCGTCTCGATGGGAGTGGACAAAGGAGTTGAGGGTCCAGCTAAAACTTTTTACCTGTGGGGATAGGACAAAATTAGGACCACTGGGCTTTATTGAATAGTCTGAATCATGAGGCGAAAAATCTAGTTGTGAACAAGGATAACCAAGGTGTCATCTATTTAAGGAAATCTTTAGAGATCTTGTGTCACCGATGTGAAAGGAACAAGAGAAAAGTCCCCACCAGGAGAGATGGATGGACTTAACAAACAATACATGAGGTGGGGCTTGGTTCTCAGACAAAGAGAGGTCCAAGATATTTTTGGTTCATACCTCTCTGGGGTCTACAAAAAGAGCTCGTgttggtggggtttttgtcaaTTCTTGGAGGCTGTTTCTCTCTTCGCTTTTCAAGGCCTTAATACACCACAAATCTTCTGGGCACGAGAGCAATTTCCAGTGTGGGATGTGATGTCTCAGCAGCGTGTCCTTACCCCCAACTTCTGTTACAATAACTTTACAGTCCTTAGACTTATTTTTAGCCATGTTGTGGACAAATTGGCACAAACTCCTCACTAGCTTTCCCGACAATGGGCCCTCCTGGTGCACCCCATACATGAAATAGAATCCAAATGGATGGAAAAAATCTGGTAGGGAAGGGAGTTTCAAGCATGGGAAATATTTATCTATCAATCTGGAGCTTTTCGTGTATATTAGGCAAGATAGAGGTGCTTTCCCTAGCCTTAGCTTGAATAGCTCCCCACTGTTCCATACACTTAGCATGGCCCAACTACTCGGAACTTGCCCCCCATCTGATCCAAATGATTCACCTCTAGGAAAAGCTACCCATGTTCCCAAGCTTAGATGATTCTCTAGTATGTTGTCTATGTCATGGGGAAAAAACTCTATGGAAGACATGAATTTTCGATAGAGGAATTCGGCTTGTTCTCTCTTCAGCTTTACTATCTGAACGTTGGATGAAATATGAAAAGAGCGATTGATGTTAACTGGGTTAACTAGTATAGCCGGAGTTCTGAACCTGATGTAGCCGAACTTGTTCGCAAAGAGCTTCACTGAGGCCTCGTTATCTTTCTCGGTGGCCATGTAAGCATAGTCAACATCGTTGGCAATGAACCACTCCTCTAGCCGACGCACTAGACTGGACCCAATCCCTTTTCTTCGATGAAGAGGTGCAACCCTTAGGCCTAGGATATAGCCCACCCTGGCTAGGTCCTTAGGATGCATATGAACTCTGACAACCTTTATAGAGCCTTGAATGACACCAACAAGTTCCTTGTCTAACTCAGCCACCTAACATATCATCAATAAGCAGTTCTTTCGATTAGACATCGGTACATGCTATATTGATATATAGCCATATAGGCAATAATTAAGGGTGCGAAGAAAACTATAAGATTAAAGAGAGATGagaagaatgaaaatgaaaagaaagctgTACCAGCATCTTATACATCGGACTGTTTCGAATTCTACATATGGGGTCACCCATAGTATCCGTGAAGAGAAAAACGCGTTCTCCTGGCCCTACCTCGCATCTTCGCTCCAGATCTTCCACTTGAGTTCTATCGGATTGCCCTTCATAGCTTCGAATTATAAGCTGCTCAAATCCCATTCTAATCCAATACACTTTCACACACGCTCATAAGCACGCACCaaagatgtatatatatatatatttatatatatacatatatatagcaTGCAACAGAAAGAGGGTGGTTTCTGTATTGTATaaagataagaatgagagagctcAGAGGCCTATAAAAGAAAATGCGACTATATTGATATATAGTATAATATATATGGTTTAGCAAAGCAAAAAAGACTAACTTTGCCTTGAACTTTCGTTATGATCATCATTCAATTTATATGGATGGAATGGGAATTGGGAATGTTCTCTATCATCACCATCAACCTCGACTTCGACAATAATATTAAGACAAAAGGTGATTAAAATTAGTATGTGCATTTTGTCTCTAGCTTTTGCTATTGTTAACCAGAGAATTAAAAGTCTCTATCCACGTTAGGATAACCTCAGCCTCACGCCATAATGCACGCCTAAGACTATGTGTTGTTGGCCGAACCCGATTTGTTAGCCAATTAATTAACATATTTGATTAATCCatgtataaaattttaatggtgTCCTTTCTTTCTATACATGTACACGTATCCGTATCTATCAAGCTTATTCCGATGTGTACCATAAATATCTTTGAATTAATCTAATCGTGGACTAACGAGAAAGAATATTCTAATATCAACCAATCATAACAGGGTGGCCGTAGAAAGATGCACGTACTTTACCTAATTTATGGTACTGCGTGTACACCGTATGGTGCATggtagctaaaaaaaaatattgattaattagtGAAGaggattaaattaattaattaattttaaggAATCTAGTGTTTGTTTAGTTTCATGAGCTTTATGGAAGGAAAGAAGTCCCTTTCTGTTCCCACTGAACTTCTTGATTTTACATTATTTAAACTGTGATTTGTTTCTTGTAAGCTGTATGAGTTTAGGTGGTCCATCCTCCTTTTAGACACTTAGATTCGATAGTGAAAGTGAAACCCCACTAAGTACTTGCCTCACTTTCTTCTATTAAGtacattttttaacttttaatcaTAATATTATCATAACCTGCAAATAAGCGCGTGGAAAACAAGTGCATGATGCTACAATTTATTCAGCAAAATATATCGTCAATGGGATTCTAGGATCCAAAATATCAAGGTAGAATTTTCTATTCAATCCATAATTtcttatgtatatatttttagctAGGATAATAAAGAAACCACTATGCTAGCttaattagtattaaaaaaaagatcttgctgccgttaattttgaattctattAGTTTGATCAGGTATGTTGGATAAATAATATGAGAAACCCTAGTCCAATGATTGGATGGAGGGAATTGAGGGGAGAGTGAAGGGGTGGAGGATGAAAGATAACTATAAtatacttttaactttttaatttttcaagcCCTGTTTGGTTTGGGTGATTTTTGGGATAGAAAAGGGGAGGAAAAAATATGGGTGATTTTGAATAGTACCCTTATTTGGTTTGAGAGGTGATTTTTGTGGGGTTCATGTGTTCTTCTAGAATTCACCTTTTCAGAGTGTTTTGTTTTCTTCCCAAATTGAGGAGAAAGAGAAGCTTAGATGAGAATTGATTGGTTTGCCCCTCTCCTTCCACCACCttagtttttctctatttttcctccccctttttttttccaatttgaaCATTCAGCTCTCCCCACCCTtaaatattaagtttttttcttctaataaattattaattttttaaaatataattgcagcataagagtaaatttatgcaaacacaattttttattctctcatttttcttttcaaccaaataaaagtgttttcctttttttttctttcactttttcacCACAACCAAACAAATCTTTTCTATCCCCCACTTTTCAACCACCTTTTCCTCTCCTTTCCTTCAATCTCCCTTTGTTCCAAATGTAACATAAGTATTTGACTATTTGTCAATACAAAGATAATGATTTGGCAATACCCtataaaactttttataaaaagaaaaacttattgATTTATTCATTcctctaattaaaaaaaaaaacaaacttattGATTTCTTCATTCCTCTAATTAAgtaatactctctctctctctctctctctctctctctaaaacatTATTTTCATGTTTGGAAATGCATTTAAGGGACCAGAACACGCTTGTTGGGTGCTGGTTTATATCATCTTGcaattggcaaaaaaaaaaaaaaaaagcactaaaATACATGAATGGATTTTATAGCTAGAATACTAAAGAAATCACTATGCTTAATTTTGGATTTGGTTAGTTTGATTAGGTATGTTGGACAAAAATAGCATGTGAAATTCTAGTCCTATGTTTGGTTGAAGGGAGATGAGGGGAAAGTGAAGGAttagagaatgaaaaaaaactagaatatacttttaaaattttagtatattttggTTACTTTCTCTTTTCCGCTCATTCTATCAAACGTAACATAAATAT
Coding sequences within:
- the LOC126689204 gene encoding probable N-acetyltransferase HLS1: MGFEQLIIRSYEGQSDRTQVEDLERRCEVGPGERVFLFTDTMGDPICRIRNSPMYKMLVAELDKELVGVIQGSIKVVRVHMHPKDLARVGYILGLRVAPLHRRKGIGSSLVRRLEEWFIANDVDYAYMATEKDNEASVKLFANKFGYIRFRTPAILVNPVNINRSFHISSNVQIVKLKREQAEFLYRKFMSSIEFFPHDIDNILENHLSLGTWVAFPRGESFGSDGGQVPSSWAMLSVWNSGELFKLRLGKAPLSCLIYTKSSRLIDKYFPCLKLPSLPDFFHPFGFYFMYGVHQEGPLSGKLVRSLCQFVHNMAKNKSKDCKVIVTEVGGKDTLLRHHIPHWKLLSCPEDLWCIKALKSEERNSLQELTKTPPTRALFVDPREV